The following are encoded in a window of Ruminiclostridium herbifermentans genomic DNA:
- a CDS encoding response regulator transcription factor gives MYRLLIVDDEAIIVNGLYEIFSNMKNLDLDIYKAYSGEDAIHWLKRTRIDIVITDIMMPGINGMQLLDEIHRNWPQCRVIFLTGYDEFEYVYKAIQHNRVSYILKNEDIDKVVSAVENAIDDIRTEIKAEDLLNRAKEQVSIALELFQKDYFIHLINEDKSISVSKSVFEQLDIKMFHDKPVLLLLGQVNNISADFLYWDKIQYLYSVRIIISNYLSTKIKSTCVLDENYRLIIFAQPKEDSFTDEQNGENINALYERIVSFLKGTLEAVQNACMESLGASISFALSGQPCSWETVSKKYISLTQLLNYKIGTGIEMLLIDNEIKGDVGGSNSDIIGNNNIEILENVRQWKLDTIEMYLESGQMDKYFEVLSQLLEPLKLINSKNCNVAIEAYYKVSLSILSYINRYRLNEKITSMMDLSSLMKLDSRKTWKEEIDYIYQLSKVIFTLQSAEQEKRADNTITYIQKYVDEHLNEELSLVRLAEKVFLNPSYLSRLYKQVMGTNLSEYIDNARIKKAKEYLENANMKINEAAKLVGYESAASFSRFFKKVTGYSPQEYQDKLLSEKIRNY, from the coding sequence ATGTACAGACTGCTTATTGTAGATGATGAGGCAATAATAGTTAATGGCTTATATGAAATATTCAGCAACATGAAAAATCTTGATTTGGATATTTATAAAGCTTATTCAGGGGAAGATGCTATTCATTGGCTCAAAAGAACAAGAATTGACATAGTTATTACCGATATAATGATGCCAGGCATTAATGGTATGCAGTTGCTAGATGAAATACATAGAAACTGGCCTCAATGCAGGGTTATATTTCTCACGGGATATGACGAATTTGAGTATGTTTATAAAGCAATTCAACATAACAGAGTTAGTTATATTTTAAAAAATGAGGATATAGATAAAGTAGTCTCAGCAGTTGAAAATGCCATTGATGACATACGGACAGAAATAAAAGCAGAAGATTTGCTTAATAGAGCAAAGGAACAAGTAAGTATTGCGTTAGAACTTTTTCAAAAAGATTATTTTATCCATTTGATTAATGAGGATAAATCAATAAGCGTTAGTAAGTCGGTGTTTGAACAACTAGATATTAAAATGTTCCACGACAAACCTGTGCTGTTGCTTTTGGGACAGGTAAATAACATATCTGCTGATTTTTTGTATTGGGACAAGATTCAATATCTGTATTCAGTACGAATTATTATAAGTAATTATTTAAGCACTAAAATCAAGAGTACTTGTGTGCTTGATGAAAACTATAGACTTATAATATTTGCACAGCCCAAGGAAGATTCATTTACTGATGAGCAAAATGGAGAAAATATAAATGCCTTATATGAGAGAATTGTATCCTTTTTGAAAGGAACCCTTGAAGCTGTGCAAAATGCATGTATGGAATCTCTTGGTGCCTCAATAAGCTTTGCCTTAAGTGGACAGCCCTGCAGTTGGGAAACGGTATCTAAAAAGTACATTTCTCTTACTCAATTACTTAATTATAAGATTGGTACTGGCATTGAGATGCTTTTAATAGATAACGAAATAAAAGGTGATGTTGGAGGAAGTAATTCAGATATAATTGGAAATAACAATATAGAAATCCTTGAAAATGTGAGGCAATGGAAGCTAGATACAATTGAAATGTATCTTGAGTCGGGACAGATGGACAAGTATTTTGAAGTGCTTTCCCAATTGCTAGAGCCATTAAAATTAATAAACAGTAAAAACTGCAATGTGGCTATTGAAGCATATTATAAAGTATCTCTAAGCATTTTGTCTTATATTAACCGTTATAGACTTAATGAAAAAATAACTTCTATGATGGATTTATCAAGTCTAATGAAGTTAGATAGCCGTAAAACGTGGAAAGAGGAAATCGACTATATTTATCAGCTATCAAAGGTTATTTTTACACTCCAGAGCGCAGAGCAGGAAAAACGGGCAGATAATACAATTACATATATACAGAAATATGTTGATGAGCATTTAAATGAAGAATTGTCACTTGTGAGATTGGCTGAAAAAGTATTTTTAAATCCATCCTATCTTTCACGCTTGTATAAGCAGGTTATGGGAACAAATTTATCTGAATATATAGATAATGCACGAATAAAAAAGGCCAAGGAATACCTAGAAAATGCAAATATGAAAATTAATGAAGCTGCAAAGCTGGTGGGATATGAATCAGCTGCATCATTTTCAAGATTCTTTAAAAAAGTAACTGGGTATTCTCCTCAAGAATATCAGGATAAACTTTTATCAGAAAAAATAAGGAACTATTAG
- a CDS encoding extracellular solute-binding protein, whose product MKMNNFKSNIIIAASVLLFVMLLLIFNRYDGFINRDADINEAVSLSVVNQEPLGKYSPAIDISFVRAVDDDILNNILPNTPGETIEDNRWLRLYSEQLGINIKYDWTANGGYNEENYNKKINVTIASGNLPHVMPVNANQLKMLADSGMIEDMTLYYNDYASELTKNIYTQAENSILESATIDGRLMAIPNADDSIESAQFLWIRADWLKKLGLKPPETMDELIKISHDFTKKDPDGNGKDDTYGLAITKYLYNTCMGLEGFFAGYHSYPNFWLENGEGKLVYGSIQPETKIALEKLSEMYRDGQIDKEFSVMDIQNVAHSITKGECGIQFGEQWNPLYPLINSFNNDGADWTAYSLVSADGRKVMVPLKFRTNLYFAVRKGYSHPEAVVKLVNMFLEKTCGTTNEFEKYYMPAQNNNMGVWKFSPVTPHPQYKNLTAFLELEKARKSNNFSKLRPESKIIQSNVEAYAKGDKLQWGWEKIYGVNGVYSVLKNYKESNSLMYERFTGLLPTKTMADKNEVLLEYEREEFTKIIMGAAPIDQFEIFVENWYKMGGKEITKEINLIKR is encoded by the coding sequence ATGAAGATGAACAATTTCAAATCAAATATAATTATAGCAGCCAGCGTATTATTATTTGTTATGTTATTGTTAATCTTTAACAGATATGATGGTTTTATTAACAGAGACGCAGATATTAATGAAGCTGTCTCTTTAAGTGTAGTTAACCAAGAGCCTTTAGGCAAATACAGCCCAGCAATTGATATTTCTTTTGTAAGAGCTGTTGATGATGATATACTAAATAATATTTTGCCCAACACACCTGGAGAAACAATAGAAGACAACCGATGGCTCAGATTATACAGTGAACAATTAGGCATAAACATAAAATATGATTGGACTGCAAATGGCGGATATAATGAAGAAAATTACAATAAAAAAATAAATGTTACAATTGCATCAGGAAATTTACCACATGTTATGCCAGTTAATGCAAATCAGCTGAAAATGCTTGCTGACTCTGGAATGATTGAGGATATGACTTTATATTATAATGACTATGCATCTGAACTAACAAAAAACATATACACTCAGGCTGAAAATTCTATACTAGAATCAGCTACGATAGACGGAAGACTAATGGCTATACCAAATGCTGATGATTCAATTGAAAGTGCACAATTTTTATGGATTCGTGCAGATTGGTTAAAAAAACTGGGACTTAAGCCTCCAGAGACAATGGATGAACTGATAAAAATTTCTCATGACTTTACAAAAAAAGACCCTGATGGTAATGGTAAGGACGATACCTACGGACTTGCAATAACAAAATACTTGTATAATACTTGCATGGGCTTGGAAGGTTTTTTTGCAGGCTATCATTCTTATCCTAATTTTTGGCTGGAAAATGGGGAAGGAAAGCTAGTATATGGTAGTATACAGCCTGAAACTAAAATAGCTCTCGAAAAGTTATCTGAAATGTATAGGGATGGACAAATTGACAAAGAGTTCAGTGTAATGGATATTCAAAATGTAGCTCATTCCATTACAAAAGGGGAGTGCGGCATTCAGTTTGGTGAGCAATGGAATCCCTTATATCCTCTTATTAATAGCTTTAACAATGATGGTGCCGATTGGACTGCGTATTCTTTGGTTTCTGCAGATGGAAGAAAGGTAATGGTACCGCTGAAATTCAGAACCAATTTATACTTTGCAGTCAGAAAGGGATATAGTCATCCCGAAGCCGTGGTGAAATTGGTAAATATGTTTTTGGAAAAGACCTGTGGAACAACTAATGAATTTGAAAAATACTATATGCCTGCTCAAAATAATAATATGGGTGTATGGAAGTTTTCACCAGTAACACCTCATCCTCAATATAAAAATCTCACCGCTTTTTTAGAATTGGAAAAGGCTCGTAAAAGTAATAATTTTTCTAAACTCAGACCTGAATCTAAAATTATACAGTCTAATGTTGAGGCATATGCCAAAGGTGACAAATTGCAATGGGGATGGGAAAAAATTTATGGTGTAAACGGCGTATATAGTGTATTAAAGAATTATAAAGAGAGTAATTCACTTATGTATGAAAGATTCACTGGATTATTACCAACAAAAACTATGGCTGATAAAAATGAAGTATTACTTGAATATGAAAGAGAAGAATTTACAAAAATTATTATGGGTGCTGCACCTATAGATCAATTTGAGATATTTGTAGAAAATTGGTACAAAATGGGTGGTAAGGAAATAACTAAGGAGATAAATTTAATAAAGAGGTAA
- a CDS encoding carbohydrate-binding protein translates to MKKKFLKVFTGVLLALFTVSMSVSFAAPPSGFDRVNNNIPHGNMTTITYYSKTTGADRKATIYTPPGYSTDKKYNVLYLLHGIGGDHTEWPNGGSPNVILDNLYAQNKLSPMIVVMPNGRAKKDDRAVGDIYSAENQAAFENFQYDLLNDLIPYIESKYPVLTNRLNRAIAGLSMGGGQSLNFGLKYMDYFAYAGGFSPAPNTYAPSKMIPNPAETAAKMKVIWVGCGEQDGLYSTAQGVHNYMTQNNVPHVWYSAPGNHDFTFWKDGLYQFSQLIFKDVDIPVTPKNAFDLIEAENYDEMSGIQTETCAEGGQNIGFIHNGDYAVYKSVDFGSGAGRFYARVASATEGGNIELRLDSLTGTLIGTCEVKGTGDWQIYTDATCKVSGVSGKHDLYLKFTGGEGYLININNFRFEPQIIPQGRPGDVNGDHSVDAIDLTLIKKHLLGIELIKDEFTALADVDGSREIDAIDFALVKQYLLGIINEFPIQQKL, encoded by the coding sequence ATGAAGAAGAAGTTTTTGAAAGTGTTCACAGGGGTATTATTGGCATTATTTACTGTGAGTATGAGTGTTTCCTTTGCTGCACCACCATCAGGTTTTGACAGAGTAAACAACAATATTCCTCATGGTAATATGACCACAATAACTTACTACTCCAAAACTACTGGTGCAGATCGTAAAGCTACAATTTATACACCACCAGGGTATTCAACCGACAAAAAGTACAATGTTTTGTACTTGCTACATGGTATAGGTGGAGACCATACTGAATGGCCAAATGGCGGAAGTCCAAATGTAATTCTAGATAATCTATACGCACAAAATAAACTTAGTCCAATGATTGTAGTAATGCCTAACGGTCGTGCTAAGAAAGATGACAGAGCAGTTGGAGATATTTATTCTGCAGAAAACCAAGCAGCTTTTGAAAACTTTCAGTACGATTTATTAAATGATTTAATTCCATATATTGAATCAAAGTATCCAGTGCTTACTAATCGCTTAAATAGAGCTATTGCTGGATTATCAATGGGTGGAGGACAATCCTTGAACTTTGGTCTGAAATATATGGACTATTTTGCTTATGCAGGAGGTTTTTCTCCAGCACCTAATACATATGCACCTAGCAAAATGATTCCAAACCCAGCTGAAACTGCTGCAAAAATGAAAGTAATATGGGTTGGATGCGGTGAACAGGATGGTTTATACAGTACAGCACAAGGAGTGCACAATTATATGACTCAGAATAATGTGCCTCATGTATGGTATAGTGCTCCTGGAAATCATGACTTTACTTTCTGGAAGGATGGTTTATATCAATTCTCACAGTTAATCTTTAAAGACGTTGATATTCCAGTGACTCCTAAGAATGCTTTTGACTTAATTGAAGCAGAGAATTATGATGAAATGTCAGGAATTCAAACAGAAACTTGTGCTGAAGGCGGACAGAATATAGGGTTCATACATAATGGTGACTATGCTGTTTATAAGAGTGTTGATTTTGGCAGTGGTGCTGGAAGATTTTATGCTAGAGTTGCCAGTGCAACTGAGGGAGGAAATATTGAACTTAGACTAGATAGTCTTACTGGCACACTGATAGGAACCTGTGAAGTAAAAGGAACTGGTGATTGGCAGATATATACTGATGCAACTTGCAAAGTTAGTGGTGTAAGTGGAAAGCATGATCTTTATCTGAAGTTCACTGGAGGAGAAGGATACTTAATTAATATAAATAATTTCAGATTTGAACCACAAATTATTCCACAGGGAAGACCAGGAGATGTTAATGGTGATCATTCAGTAGATGCAATAGACCTCACACTTATAAAGAAGCACCTTTTAGGAATAGAGCTAATTAAAGATGAATTTACAGCATTAGCTGATGTAGATGGCAGTAGAGAAATTGATGCTATTGATTTTGCGCTAGTAAAACAATATTTGTTGGGCATAATCAATGAATTTCCAATACAACAAAAATTATAA
- a CDS encoding AraC family transcriptional regulator, translating to MKKDSCEYVKIRDVNQIIKQYYDEKQLELSLYEAVIVLKESGRTTGYLPPPNFLDWDLDDIDEFCRLIDEIPINITYLLPPEKKKNTYHMPMQFSAMVFRESSYRSKRYYTSNVFAITYVLRGSMKLTIDNEQYELKENHLFLTLPNRNYNAYHTDDDVILMVSIDPSIFQKVFFDLLKHNSVLSTLLHERFDNCDQNYLLCTISNDRDMRFIFQHLFHEFMCGDKYSEDVFCNYIQILCTYLIRGIESYSACVTPQKKKPFYDIFPEVYKYIQNNCDSLTLEQLAQEFHYERSYLGKCLSEVTGKTFSEIVASIKLDRAKKYLAETNLKIEEVAILSGYSSSDYFSHSFKKEVGKSPLRYRKDKQNYNFNNLAK from the coding sequence ATGAAAAAAGATAGTTGTGAATATGTCAAAATCAGAGATGTCAACCAAATAATAAAGCAATATTATGATGAAAAGCAATTAGAACTTAGCCTGTATGAGGCAGTTATAGTTTTAAAGGAAAGTGGAAGAACTACGGGATATCTTCCGCCTCCTAATTTTTTGGACTGGGACCTCGATGACATCGATGAATTTTGTCGTTTAATCGATGAAATACCAATTAATATTACCTATTTGCTGCCACCAGAAAAAAAGAAAAATACATATCATATGCCAATGCAATTTTCGGCTATGGTTTTCAGAGAAAGCAGCTATCGTTCAAAAAGATATTATACTAGTAATGTATTTGCTATTACTTATGTTTTAAGAGGTAGTATGAAATTAACGATAGATAATGAGCAATATGAATTAAAGGAAAACCATCTATTTTTAACTTTGCCAAATAGAAATTACAATGCATATCATACAGATGATGATGTAATATTAATGGTATCAATAGATCCAAGTATATTTCAGAAAGTTTTTTTTGATTTATTAAAGCATAATAGTGTATTATCAACTCTTTTACATGAAAGATTTGATAATTGTGATCAAAATTATCTATTATGTACTATATCCAACGACAGGGATATGCGATTTATTTTTCAGCATTTATTTCATGAGTTTATGTGCGGAGATAAATATTCTGAAGATGTTTTTTGCAATTACATCCAAATATTATGTACATATTTAATCAGAGGTATTGAAAGCTACTCTGCTTGTGTTACACCTCAGAAAAAAAAGCCTTTTTATGATATATTTCCTGAAGTGTATAAGTACATACAGAATAATTGCGATTCACTGACGCTGGAACAATTGGCTCAGGAATTTCATTATGAGCGCTCCTATCTTGGGAAATGCCTAAGTGAAGTCACTGGTAAAACTTTCAGTGAAATAGTTGCTAGTATAAAGCTGGACAGAGCAAAAAAATATTTGGCGGAAACCAACCTGAAAATTGAGGAAGTAGCAATCCTATCAGGATATAGTAGTTCAGACTATTTTTCTCATAGCTTCAAAAAGGAAGTAGGTAAGTCACCACTTAGATATAGGAAAGATAAACAAAACTATAATTTTAATAATTTGGCAAAATAA
- a CDS encoding dockerin type I domain-containing protein, protein MKLRNMLCKFTAVAIVCALVGGIITPAEVSAATKIKGSEVLVIGDSFIALSHDITKRLEENARKAGILDANDRFRDNSVSGTLLNGGTSPTIPQQYKNGVNAGTVKYVIMDGGGNDCMMGSVDGAASAFNSLIKEMEKSGTVKLFYMFYPDAQGGLAGLLNPNLNRLRPMIQNTVLSSTKPKGYFFDLRPTFEGKYGQYILSDGIHPTQAGSYATADAIWAEMQRVNFFGDDTPQQPEEKLGDYNKDGSVDALDFAALKQHLMNPQSTYTKVFDLNADNSVDALDFAVMKKYLLGTITTLPSN, encoded by the coding sequence ATGAAATTGAGAAACATGCTATGTAAATTTACAGCAGTGGCAATTGTATGTGCTTTAGTTGGTGGAATTATAACACCTGCTGAAGTATCAGCTGCAACTAAAATCAAAGGAAGCGAGGTTCTTGTAATTGGTGATTCTTTTATCGCTTTATCACATGATATTACAAAGAGATTAGAAGAAAATGCTAGAAAAGCAGGAATCTTAGATGCAAATGATCGTTTCCGTGACAATTCAGTAAGTGGAACATTGCTTAATGGAGGAACATCACCTACTATTCCTCAACAGTACAAAAATGGTGTAAATGCAGGTACTGTTAAGTATGTTATCATGGATGGTGGCGGAAACGACTGTATGATGGGTAGTGTTGACGGAGCTGCCAGTGCTTTTAATTCCTTAATAAAAGAAATGGAAAAAAGTGGAACGGTTAAATTGTTTTATATGTTCTACCCTGATGCTCAGGGAGGTTTAGCAGGTTTGCTTAATCCTAACTTAAATAGATTAAGACCAATGATTCAGAATACTGTACTTAGTTCAACAAAACCAAAAGGATATTTCTTTGATTTAAGACCTACTTTTGAAGGAAAATACGGACAGTACATATTATCTGATGGTATTCATCCAACTCAAGCAGGTAGTTATGCAACAGCTGATGCTATATGGGCTGAAATGCAAAGAGTTAATTTCTTCGGTGATGATACTCCTCAACAACCAGAAGAAAAATTAGGAGATTATAACAAAGACGGAAGCGTTGATGCATTAGATTTTGCAGCATTAAAGCAACATTTAATGAATCCACAGAGTACATATACAAAAGTTTTTGATTTAAATGCTGATAATTCAGTAGATGCTCTTGACTTTGCAGTTATGAAGAAATACTTACTCGGTACTATAACTACGCTTCCCAGCAATTAA
- a CDS encoding SDR family NAD(P)-dependent oxidoreductase, producing the protein MVDVKGRWALITGASRGIGYLTALFMASKGCNLILHARKKEILERLAKKVELFGVKCYTMEAELSNPDSIRAMLQKIDETGVQVDIVLNNAGLQVTYRTDYFKTPSEDYDLSFRVNTTAPMMICYHFMPKMIERGFGRIVNTSSGINGEPQQGPYSASKAALDKVTKDLALTVDGTDVMINLADPGWCRTDLGGPNAPNSAESTIPGICVGVFLDDKKSGRWLSAQDYTGLTIEEAVAKAMKIS; encoded by the coding sequence ATGGTAGATGTAAAAGGAAGATGGGCGCTTATCACAGGAGCATCTAGAGGAATCGGATACCTAACAGCGCTGTTTATGGCATCAAAAGGCTGTAATCTAATTCTTCACGCAAGAAAAAAAGAAATATTAGAACGATTAGCTAAAAAGGTTGAACTATTTGGGGTAAAATGTTATACCATGGAAGCTGAATTATCTAATCCCGATTCGATTAGAGCAATGCTTCAAAAAATTGACGAAACAGGTGTTCAGGTAGATATTGTTCTTAATAATGCAGGTCTTCAAGTAACTTATAGAACAGACTACTTCAAAACACCTTCAGAAGATTATGACTTAAGCTTCCGTGTTAATACAACTGCACCAATGATGATCTGCTATCATTTTATGCCGAAAATGATTGAACGTGGTTTTGGTCGAATTGTGAATACAAGCAGCGGAATTAACGGCGAACCACAGCAGGGACCTTATTCAGCATCAAAAGCAGCACTTGACAAAGTAACAAAAGACTTGGCACTAACTGTTGATGGCACAGATGTAATGATTAATCTTGCCGATCCAGGCTGGTGCCGTACAGATTTGGGAGGGCCAAATGCACCAAATAGCGCTGAAAGCACTATTCCCGGTATATGTGTAGGCGTCTTTTTGGATGATAAAAAAAGTGGTCGTTGGCTCAGTGCACAGGACTATACTGGCTTAACAATAGAGGAGGCTGTTGCGAAAGCCATGAAAATATCCTGA
- a CDS encoding SDR family oxidoreductase has protein sequence MKILLIGGTGTISTAISEKLIEEKHELYLLNRGNNNINLPKGFHSICADINDEAAVAQKISGMKFDCVADFIAFVPSQLERDYRLFNGKTNQFIFISSASAYQKPLSNFIINEGTPLANPYWEYSRNKIACEEYLMKMYREQGFPVTIVRPSHTYCEKSVPLGVHGKKGSYQIIKRMLDGKPVIIHGDGTSLWTMTHSRDFAKAFIGLIGNIHAIGESVQITSDETLSWNQIYKSIANALAVDFKPYYVPSDFLAKAGDFDFEGSLIGDKANSVVFDNSKLKRLVPEFQATIRFDTGVKECINYILSHKECQQEDVDFDKWCDKVINSLETALSLVKESGY, from the coding sequence ATGAAGATACTACTGATTGGTGGTACTGGCACTATTAGTACTGCAATTTCCGAAAAACTAATCGAAGAAAAACATGAACTTTATCTATTAAATAGGGGCAATAATAATATAAATTTACCAAAAGGATTTCACTCAATCTGTGCCGATATTAATGATGAAGCAGCAGTTGCTCAAAAGATTTCAGGAATGAAATTTGACTGTGTAGCAGATTTTATAGCATTTGTACCATCACAGTTGGAAAGGGATTATCGCCTTTTCAACGGAAAAACAAATCAGTTTATTTTTATTAGTTCTGCATCCGCATATCAGAAGCCGCTTTCCAATTTCATTATAAATGAAGGAACACCGCTTGCCAATCCTTACTGGGAATATTCGCGTAACAAAATCGCCTGCGAAGAGTATCTAATGAAAATGTATCGTGAACAAGGATTTCCAGTAACAATTGTACGTCCAAGCCATACTTACTGTGAAAAATCAGTACCCCTCGGAGTTCATGGCAAAAAGGGTAGTTATCAAATTATAAAAAGAATGTTAGATGGTAAACCTGTTATCATTCATGGAGATGGAACTTCACTTTGGACTATGACCCACAGTCGTGATTTTGCTAAAGCCTTTATAGGACTAATAGGCAATATTCATGCAATTGGAGAATCTGTCCAAATTACTTCAGATGAAACACTTAGCTGGAATCAGATTTACAAATCAATTGCTAATGCGCTGGCAGTAGATTTTAAACCTTATTATGTACCATCTGATTTTCTTGCAAAGGCTGGAGATTTCGATTTTGAAGGAAGTTTGATTGGTGACAAGGCCAACAGCGTTGTATTTGATAATAGCAAGCTAAAAAGACTTGTTCCTGAATTTCAGGCAACAATAAGGTTCGATACAGGAGTTAAAGAATGTATTAATTATATTCTGAGTCACAAAGAATGTCAGCAGGAAGATGTTGATTTTGATAAGTGGTGTGACAAAGTAATAAATTCTTTAGAAACAGCACTTAGCCTTGTTAAAGAAAGCGGTTATTAG
- a CDS encoding iron-containing alcohol dehydrogenase, whose product MDNFTFYSPTKFVFGSNTESQCGSLVKEFGGTKVLIVYGGGSVVRSGLLDKIKQSLSASSINYSELGGIVPNPKDDKVYEGIDICRNEKVDFVLAVGGGSAIDTAKAIAAGVPYDGDFWDFFSGKASVQKALPVATVLTIAAAGSEGSGNTVITKVDGMLKRGAGSDCLRPVFSILNPQLTVTLPAYQTACGAADIMAHVFERYFTNTRDVEITDRLCEAVLLTMINEVPKVIKHPDNYQARANIMWAGMVAHNNTVGVGRSHDWNSHGIEHELSALYDCAHGAGLAVIMPAWMTYVKNHDIMRFAQAAVRIWGCEMDFQNPENTAIEGITRFKNFLSSIGLPVTFKELGAKEEDIPLLVKNFGIGNGKTGGFVPLGKDDIEAIYRLAL is encoded by the coding sequence ATGGATAATTTTACTTTTTACAGTCCCACAAAATTTGTCTTTGGCAGCAATACAGAATCACAGTGCGGTTCTCTTGTAAAAGAATTTGGTGGAACAAAGGTATTAATCGTTTATGGCGGTGGTTCGGTGGTTCGTTCTGGGCTACTAGACAAAATTAAGCAATCTCTTTCAGCATCAAGTATCAATTATTCAGAACTTGGAGGAATAGTTCCTAATCCCAAAGATGATAAAGTTTATGAAGGAATTGATATATGCAGAAATGAAAAAGTTGATTTTGTGCTTGCCGTAGGCGGAGGTTCTGCTATTGATACTGCCAAGGCTATTGCAGCTGGTGTTCCATATGATGGAGACTTTTGGGATTTCTTCAGTGGAAAGGCTTCAGTACAAAAGGCACTTCCAGTTGCAACGGTTCTTACAATTGCTGCTGCAGGAAGTGAAGGTTCAGGTAATACTGTTATTACAAAAGTTGATGGTATGCTTAAGAGAGGTGCTGGAAGTGACTGCCTCCGCCCTGTTTTTTCTATATTAAATCCTCAGCTTACAGTAACTTTGCCTGCATACCAGACAGCCTGTGGTGCCGCTGATATCATGGCTCATGTTTTTGAGCGATATTTTACTAATACAAGGGATGTTGAAATTACGGACAGGCTTTGTGAAGCAGTTCTACTTACCATGATTAACGAAGTACCAAAGGTTATCAAGCATCCTGATAATTATCAAGCAAGAGCAAACATTATGTGGGCTGGTATGGTTGCACATAACAATACAGTAGGAGTTGGAAGAAGCCATGATTGGAATAGTCATGGGATTGAACACGAACTTTCAGCACTCTATGATTGTGCTCACGGTGCTGGACTCGCAGTTATTATGCCTGCATGGATGACTTATGTTAAAAACCATGATATTATGCGTTTTGCTCAAGCTGCTGTAAGGATATGGGGCTGTGAAATGGACTTTCAAAATCCAGAAAACACAGCTATAGAAGGTATTACAAGATTTAAGAATTTTTTAAGCTCAATTGGACTTCCTGTCACCTTCAAAGAACTTGGTGCTAAGGAAGAAGATATTCCACTTTTAGTGAAAAACTTTGGTATAGGAAATGGAAAAACTGGAGGCTTTGTACCTCTTGGAAAAGATGATATTGAAGCGATATACAGACTGGCACTTTAA
- a CDS encoding AraC family transcriptional regulator produces MKKLFEESNTLVSPIECFMFNSEKENFPVKSHWHYFLEIIYMIKGRIKVMSDGNVYYLNPNDMIIIHSKSIHSIYSDDTEPPVYAVLKFDINRIRLTTEYSPKMSLIFSAARNFKEASIYMSAKDTEIFDIKYIFENCISEINKKDYGYDMLLNAQLYTLLMKILRYWRSKGFDTTKIKKAHSENESIHSISEYIDIHSAESLKVEELAEKCGMSYSYFAKRFRELYGQSCKNFIEYIRVSKAEDYLIFTDYSLNYISQETGFSDCSHFIKVFKARKGVTPKQFRLNYRIKN; encoded by the coding sequence ATGAAAAAATTATTCGAAGAAAGTAATACACTTGTTTCTCCAATAGAGTGCTTTATGTTTAATTCAGAAAAAGAGAACTTTCCGGTAAAATCACACTGGCATTATTTTTTAGAAATTATTTATATGATTAAAGGAAGAATAAAGGTGATGTCAGATGGTAATGTGTATTACCTAAATCCTAATGATATGATTATCATTCATTCTAAGTCTATTCATTCTATTTATTCAGATGATACAGAACCACCTGTATATGCTGTTTTGAAATTTGATATTAATCGAATTAGACTTACAACTGAATATTCGCCAAAAATGAGTTTGATTTTTAGTGCTGCCAGAAATTTTAAAGAAGCAAGCATTTATATGTCAGCGAAGGATACTGAAATATTTGATATAAAATATATATTTGAAAATTGTATTTCTGAAATAAATAAAAAGGATTATGGATATGATATGCTTCTCAATGCTCAGCTTTATACTCTTCTTATGAAAATACTAAGGTACTGGCGCAGTAAAGGCTTTGATACTACAAAAATAAAAAAAGCACATAGTGAGAATGAATCTATACATTCTATTAGTGAGTATATTGATATACATTCTGCTGAATCTTTAAAGGTTGAGGAACTTGCAGAAAAGTGCGGTATGAGCTATTCTTACTTTGCAAAAAGATTTAGAGAACTATATGGTCAGTCCTGTAAGAATTTTATTGAATATATACGTGTCAGTAAAGCTGAAGATTATCTGATTTTTACAGACTACAGTTTAAATTATATCAGTCAGGAAACAGGTTTTTCAGATTGCAGTCATTTTATTAAGGTGTTTAAGGCTCGTAAGGGTGTGACTCCAAAGCAATTTAGACTTAATTACAGAATAAAAAATTGA